The Procambarus clarkii isolate CNS0578487 chromosome 91, FALCON_Pclarkii_2.0, whole genome shotgun sequence genome includes a region encoding these proteins:
- the LOC123773883 gene encoding mucin-17 isoform X2, translated as MSYTRRTVLSDGLTNVVVDLPEKEIERIQTETTSEDMRSGSEGPFDRRRKSFKAPWDAEMTRFFITEYRSVRGIMTKKREAFLHISDKMNQRGYDVTPYTVEKKWHNLIKTYKNVLDRAIHKGEEKICWEFFEDMDEIIKNSTPALPAPGNLQALAKSRKVYPNSDVSPSTVPETISVSPDFLPCPPSPELIITTSHSSSSPPPTVEGANTSSPAFNMSTLLSSAPSRPHVLNNSVSCVGVSSHSSLHTTETQNSSTAHFSSDTSSQTQTTYSQNQIVSTASWPVHASQPQTSTVTNLPNNTTHLTSTYMQSSNMTPSSLSNGYASHIQTSTYSKAIEPHQQPHTQAAGIIKNESDNEVFVHNSCKKRKWEEGLSCHTVESEGNLLAVQREMNAHLRTLNSNILAMGHTLNENIVGLKRAVESMVSIMLQNKASA; from the exons AAACAACAAGTGAGGACATGCGAAGTGGTTCCGAGGGGCCATTTGATCGACGTCGAAAGTCTTTTAAAG CTCCTTGGGATGCAGAAATGACTCGGTTTTTCATCACTGAATATCGCAGTGTTAGAGGAATCATGACTAAGAAGAGAGAAGCTTTCTTACACATTTCCGACAAGATGAACCAAAGAGGATATGATGTTACGCCATACACTGTTGAGAAAAAATGGCATAACTTAATAAAGACGTACAAAAATGTGTTAGATCGTGCAATTCATAAGGGAGAGGAAAAAATATGCTGGGAATTCTTTGAG GATATGGATGAAATTATCAAGAACAGCACTCCTGCACTGCCAGCACCTGGCAACCTGCAAGCTCTTGCCAAGTCCAGAAAGGTGTATCCAAATTCTGATGTCTCGCCTTCAACTGTTCCAGAAACCATATCAGTGTCTCCAGATTTCTTACCATGTCCACCATCTCCAGAGTTAATTATTACAACATCTCACTCCTCTTCATCGCCACCACCTACAGTTGAAGGGGCTAACACATCCTCTCCAGCCTTTAATATGTCAACCCTGTTATCATCGGCACCATCTAGACCTCATGTGCTAAATAACTCTGTTTCTTGCGTAGGTGTCTCTTCACATTCTTCTTTGCACACTACAGAAACTCAAAATTCTTCCACTGCTCACTTTTCGTCAGACACTTCATCACAAACTCAAACCACATATTCTCAAAATCAAATCGTCTCCACAGCATCTTGGCCAGTGCATGCATCCCAGCCACAAACTTCCACCGTCACAAATCTTCCGAACAATACAACTCATTTGACCTCCACATATATGCAGTCATCAAATATGACTCCTTCCTCACTTTCTAATGGTTATGCCTCACACATTCAAACATCTACATATTCTAAGGCAATTGAGCCACATCAACAGCCCCACACACAAGCTGCAGGCATAATAAAAAATGAATCTGACAATGAGGTTTTTGTACATAACTCTTGTAAGAAAAGAAAGTGGGAAGAAGGTTTGTCATGTCACACTGTTGAGTCAGAGGGAAATCTATTGGCAGTTCAAAGAGAAATGAATGCTCATCTCAGAACTTTGAATTCAAATATTTTGGCAATGGGACATACTTTAAATGAAAATATTGTTGGACTCAAGCGTGCTGTAGAGAGTATGGTATCAATAATGCTGCAAAATAAAGCTAGTGCATAG